One Ensifer adhaerens genomic window, TGCGCGCGGGTGCTCGTCGCGATCGACTACGATGGGCTCGCCCTTCCGCTGCGGGATCGTCACCGAAACGATCTCTTTCGCCAAACGGCCATTGGCCTGCGCAGCCGCAGCCTTGGCCTGGCTGCGGACGGCAAAGGCGTCCTGGTCCTCACGGCTGACATGGAAATCGGCCGCGACGTTCTCACCGGTCTCGGGCATGGAATCGACGCCGTACTGCTTCTTCATGACAGGATTGACGAAGCGCCAGCCGATGGTGGTGTCGTAGATCTCGGCGTTACGCGAAAACGCAGTGTCGGCCTTCGGCATTACGAAGGGTGCGCGCGACATGCTCTCGACGCCACCGGCAATCATCAATTCGGCTTCGCCCGAGCGGATGGCGCGGGCAGCCGTGATCACCGCATCCATGCCGGAGCCGCAGAGCCGGTTGATCGTCGTGCCGGAGACGCCGACCGGCAGGCCGGCCAGAAGCAGAGACATGCGTGCGACGTTGCGATTGTCCTCGCCGGCCTGGTTGGCGCAGCCGAAGATCACGTCATCGACCGCGTCCCAGTCGATATCGGCATTGCGTTCGATCAGTGCCTTCAGCGGGATCGCGCCGAGGTCATCGGCCCGGACGGAAGAGAGCGAGCCGCCGAAGCGGCCGATCGGGGTGCGGACATAGTCGCAGATGAAAGCTTCGGCCATTACGCAGCCTCCTTGTCGCCCTGATGCGCCTTCTTGGTGCGGGCATTGATGTCGCGAAGGGTGTTGAGCTCAAGCTCCGTCGGAGCAGGCGTCTCGATCACTTCACCGGCGAACCGGATCGCCCAGCCGCAGTTCTCGACGATCTGCTCGCGGGTCACGCCCGGATGGATCGAAACGACGGTCAGCTCCTTGGTCCCAGGATCCGGTTCCAGGATGCAGAGATCGGTGATGACGCGGGTCGGTCCCTTGGTCTTCATGCCGAGCCGCTCGCGGTGGTCACCGCCTTCGCCATGGCCCATCGAGGTGATGAAGGGCAGTTTTTCGACGAAGCCGCGCTTCGACAGCGCCATGGTGATGAAGATGCGGCCGCAATTGGAGGCGATCTCCGGCGCGCCACCACCGCCCGGCAGGCGGACCTTCGGGTGGTCGTAGGGGCCGACGACTGTCGTGTTGAGGTTGGCGAACCTGTCGATCTGGGCGCCGCCGAGAAAGCCGGTGGTGATGCGTCCGCCCTGCAGCCAGTAGCGGAACATCTCCGGCACGGAGACGGTGAAGAGGGCGGTGTCGCAGAGTTCGCCGTCGCCGATCGAGAGCGGCAGCACGTCCGGCTTGGTTCCTACCGTACCGCTTTCGTAGATCAGGGTAATGTCTGGCGCATGGGTCAGCCGCGCGACGTTGCAGGCGGCCGAAGGCGCGCCGATGCCGACGAAGCACACGTCGTCGTTTGAGAGCTCGCGCGCGGCGGCGATGGTCATCATTTCGGTGGGGGTGAAGTCGCTCATCCTATCCTCCTCAGGCGGCTTTTACCGCTGGTTTGCCGGCGTGCTTGGCGAAATCGTCCGGCTTTGCGTCGAGCACGTTCTGCTTGATCCAGGCGGTGAAGCTGTCGCGGTCTCGGGCAATCTCGTCCCAGCCGATGTAGAAGGCGTTGGAGCGCGGGTAGTAGCCGTGCGCATAGGATGGGAAGGCGCCGCCCGGAACGTGGGCAACCGCTGTGATTGCCCAACTCGGAAGCACGAGCGAATTCGGCGATGGCGGGTTCAGTTCGTCGACGATTTCTTCCACCGTGACGATCGAGCGCCTGGCGGCAAGCACCGCTTCCTTCTGGACCCCGACGATGCCTTCGATCAGCACGTTGCCCTTCCTGTCGGCGCGTTGTGCGTGGATGATCGTCACGTCGGGGCGGATCGCCGGAACGGCAGCCAGCACTTCGCCGGTGAAGGGGCAGGTGACCGACTTGATGTTGGGGTTCACCTTCGGCAGGTCGGCGCCGATATAGCCGCGCAGCGTCGCAAACGGCAGGTTGGCAGCCCCCGCCTCATAGGCGTTGGCCATGGCCGCGTGTGAATGCTCTTCGATCTCGAGCGGTCGCGGCCACTGGTTTTCGACGGCATCGCGGAAGCGGTGCAGCGATCCGACGCCCGGATTGCCGCCCCAGGAGAACTTCATGCCACGGGCGGCACCCACTCCAATCAGCTGGTCGTAGAGAATGTCGGGCGTCATGCGCACCAGATAGAGATCCTTGCGGCCCTGGCGGATCACTTCGTGACCGGCGGCATAGGGGATCAGGTGGGTGAAGCCTTCCATGGCGACGATGTCGCCATCCCTGACATTGTCGCCGACGGCCTCGGCGAGCGAAACGATCTTCGCCATGTTTCCTCTCTTCGTCTGTTGTTTGTTGGCGCATGCGGTCCGTTTGGTGGGAGAGCCGCGGCCTTCTCGTGAGGCAGTAAGCGCCGAACGAACCGAGCGGTCAAATATTTTGTGCGATATTTGACATTTGTTCATATATCGCACAAAATTAGACTGTCATGTTTGGAGAGGCGACGATGCGTGAGACCGATTTCGTCAGTGGATTTGCGCGGGGGCTGACGGTGATTGAAGCCTTCGACGAAACGCGTCCGAAGCTGTCGATTGCCGAGGCATCGAAGATCACCGGTCTCGACCGGGCGACAGTGCGCCGGTCGCTGCTGACGCTCTCGGAGCTTGGCTATGCGGACTACGACGGCAAGTTCTTCGCGCTGACGCCCAAGATCCTGAGATTGGGCCACGCCTATCTCTCGGCAACGCCGCTGCCGACGATCATCCAGCCTTATCTCGATCAGCTTTCGGAACGTGCCGGCCAGAGTGCGTCGGCCTCGGTGCTGGATGGCACGGAGATCGTCTATATCGCCCGCGCCTCGCAGAAGCGGGTCATGTCGATCAACCTGACTACCGGCTCGCGGCTGCCGGCCTACTGCGCTTCGATGGGACGGGTGTGGCTGGCGGCGTTGCCGGAGCATGAGGCGCGCGAGATCCTTTCACGCTCGAACCTGAAGGCGAACACGCCCTATACGAAGACCGACCCGGACGAATTGGTTGCCGAATTCAAGCGGATACGCGACCAGGGCTACGCGCTGATCGATCAGGAGCTGGAGCTTGGCCTCTGCTCGATTGCTGTTCCGCTCGAAAACGATCGCGGCCGGATCGTCGCTGCGCTCAATATCGGCGCGCCCGCGGCCCACGTTCCAGCGGCGGAGATGGTCGAGCGCTATCTGCCGCTGCTGAAGGAAACACAAGGGGCGCTAAGGCTGGTGCTGAGGTAACGGCTTTCTGCTTCGGCGCTTGATGTTTTGCTGTCACGTTGCAAGCACAGGTGCGGGTAGCGACCGAACGGCCTGAAACCGACCCAAAAATGGGCCGCGTGGTGATGCAGGTTGCGCTTGCATTTTTTTTGCCCACAAATGCAAGTGGTTCCGCGCGGGTGGGTGCTGGCGGCGAAAAACGCTGGCGGATGGAGGGGGACATCGCACCGCAAGAGCCAGATATTTTGTCAAATCTTGCCCAGCGCCGCCTCTCGGCGACTTCTGGGCGCTGCTGCCATTGTTACGACCCGGATTTCCGGGAAACCCGAAATTTTACAGAGCAATTTCCTTTTCCCTGTTTCCATATTGATCGTCATGAATGAGCAATCGCACCCGTCCGACCATTCCATCACCTTTCCGCCCTACGAACTGATCGCGACGATCGTGCCGCCTTGCACTGCCGCGGGGCGGCCGGCACAGGACTGGGCCTATTTGGCTGCCACCCACCTTATCGGTTCGCCGGCCAAAGCGGCGATCGCCGCGATCCTGGAGGAAACCGGCATGCTTGCCGGCGCCGACCGGGCGTGGATGTTCGAATACTGCGACGACCTTCTGCGCTTCCGCAACACTGAGGAGTGGGTGCGGGGGGACGTGTCGTCGCATGTCGCTGACCTGCAGCAGACGCCGGTGACGATGATCGGCTGGCTGCATCAGTGGCTGGTCGCCGGCAAGGCAGTCATGATCAACGACGTCGCAAGGCTACCGCGTCCGGCGCGCGCACTTCAGGCGGAAATGCTTCGCCAGAACGACAAGAGCGTTCTCTGCGTCCCGGTCTTTCACGAGGGCGCTTTGCGTGCCTGCATCGGTTTCGATGCGACGAGGGCAGTGCGTCGATGGCCAATCGAAGAAATCCACCAGCTCGCCCGCTGTGCAAAGCTGATCGGGATCGCGCGCTACGGGCGGACATCGACGTATGGCGAGCGGGAAGGTGCTGCCGCAATAACGTCCGCTGGGACCGATCAGCTCGTCCATCTGCATATGCCGGGACGCACCCGCGGCGTGCCGCTGTCTGCCATCGTCGGGCTTCGTTCTGCCAAGGACTACACCCAGATCTGGCTGAAGGACGAAGCCGCGGTCCTGGATCTCCGTCCGCTTTCATTCTGGACTGGCCTGCTGCCCAAGTCGAACTTCCTGCGCATCCATCGGACCGCAGTGATCAACCTGTCGCACGTCACCGAGCTCGACCGTCATTCAGGTCCGACGAAACAGGCCTGGGCTGTGCGTCTGCGTAGAATAGACGAATCCTGGGCCGTGTCCCGCCCCTACAGGCAGGAATTGCGCAGTCGTCTCGGCATCTGAGATTTTCCACAGAGGCCGATGTCGCGCTTTGTTGCTTCGTCGAACCCGTAAGTTGTTTCGTCGATAAGGCGTTGCCGCTTTAGGGTTGCCATGCAAGCGAGCTTCCTGGGACATTTTTGGGCGATGGCGGGGGCAAGCCTTTGAAAAAGATCAATTGTCAGAATAAGGGCTTGGGAAGCGGACTTGAGAGCGAAGAGCGCAACGACCGGCGGCGGTCATCGCGTCGTTCCGCAGCGGGTCGCCAGCGCTTGCTGCTGAGCAGCACCGCTCTATGGTTGTTCGCAGCCACGGGCCTTGCTCTCGGCGTGGTCGCGGCTGCGCCACCTGCTCAGGCGGCAGGCAAGGGCGGCGCCGGTGGGAGCACGGGCGGCGCCGGTGGCGGCGTCGACGGCAACTTGCAGGGGACGCCTGGCAGCAATGCGACCTATTCCGGAAACGGTGGCGGTGGCGGCGGGCCGGGTGCGGCCGGTGGCGCGGGAAGCCAGCACGGTGCCGGGGTTGCCGGCAATGGCGGCGCCGGTGGTACCGGCGGCAGCCCGAACGGGGCGTCGGGCGGTGACGGCAGCGGCAGCGGCGGCGACTTCGGCGGCGGCGGCGGCGGCGGTGGCGGTGCGCATGGCATCGTCGGTGTCGCTGCGGGCCGCGGTGGCGATGGCGGTGCCTCGCCGAACGGCGACGGCGGTGGCGGCGGCGCCGGCGGTTACGGCCGGGTCGTTGCCTCCGGTGGCACGCATACCATAACGGGAACGGCAGTCTCCGGCGGGCAGGGCGGACATGGCGGCGCCGGCGGGGACGCGTCGGGCGGCATCGGTATCGGCGGCAGCGGTGGTGACGGCGGCGATGGCGCGGCGCTCGTCGGTGGCGGCACGTTGACGGTGAACGCGGACGTTACGGGCGGCAACGGCGGCAACGTAGGCGCCGGTGGAT contains:
- a CDS encoding IclR family transcriptional regulator, whose protein sequence is MRETDFVSGFARGLTVIEAFDETRPKLSIAEASKITGLDRATVRRSLLTLSELGYADYDGKFFALTPKILRLGHAYLSATPLPTIIQPYLDQLSERAGQSASASVLDGTEIVYIARASQKRVMSINLTTGSRLPAYCASMGRVWLAALPEHEAREILSRSNLKANTPYTKTDPDELVAEFKRIRDQGYALIDQELELGLCSIAVPLENDRGRIVAALNIGAPAAHVPAAEMVERYLPLLKETQGALRLVLR
- a CDS encoding GAF domain-containing DNA-binding protein, giving the protein MNEQSHPSDHSITFPPYELIATIVPPCTAAGRPAQDWAYLAATHLIGSPAKAAIAAILEETGMLAGADRAWMFEYCDDLLRFRNTEEWVRGDVSSHVADLQQTPVTMIGWLHQWLVAGKAVMINDVARLPRPARALQAEMLRQNDKSVLCVPVFHEGALRACIGFDATRAVRRWPIEEIHQLARCAKLIGIARYGRTSTYGEREGAAAITSAGTDQLVHLHMPGRTRGVPLSAIVGLRSAKDYTQIWLKDEAAVLDLRPLSFWTGLLPKSNFLRIHRTAVINLSHVTELDRHSGPTKQAWAVRLRRIDESWAVSRPYRQELRSRLGI
- a CDS encoding CoA-transferase subunit beta, which translates into the protein MSDFTPTEMMTIAAARELSNDDVCFVGIGAPSAACNVARLTHAPDITLIYESGTVGTKPDVLPLSIGDGELCDTALFTVSVPEMFRYWLQGGRITTGFLGGAQIDRFANLNTTVVGPYDHPKVRLPGGGGAPEIASNCGRIFITMALSKRGFVEKLPFITSMGHGEGGDHRERLGMKTKGPTRVITDLCILEPDPGTKELTVVSIHPGVTREQIVENCGWAIRFAGEVIETPAPTELELNTLRDINARTKKAHQGDKEAA
- the pcaF gene encoding 3-oxoadipyl-CoA thiolase; its protein translation is MAEAFICDYVRTPIGRFGGSLSSVRADDLGAIPLKALIERNADIDWDAVDDVIFGCANQAGEDNRNVARMSLLLAGLPVGVSGTTINRLCGSGMDAVITAARAIRSGEAELMIAGGVESMSRAPFVMPKADTAFSRNAEIYDTTIGWRFVNPVMKKQYGVDSMPETGENVAADFHVSREDQDAFAVRSQAKAAAAQANGRLAKEIVSVTIPQRKGEPIVVDRDEHPRATSMEALAKLGTPFKKEGGTVTAGNASGVNDGATALIIASEAAIKKYGLRPIARILGGAAAGVPPRIMGMGPAPASKKLMARLGLKQTQFDVIELNEAFASQGLAVLRDLGIADDDPRVNRNGGAIALGHPLGMSGARITGTAALELQETGGRYSLSTMCIGVGQGIAVALERV
- a CDS encoding CoA transferase subunit A, with the protein product MAKIVSLAEAVGDNVRDGDIVAMEGFTHLIPYAAGHEVIRQGRKDLYLVRMTPDILYDQLIGVGAARGMKFSWGGNPGVGSLHRFRDAVENQWPRPLEIEEHSHAAMANAYEAGAANLPFATLRGYIGADLPKVNPNIKSVTCPFTGEVLAAVPAIRPDVTIIHAQRADRKGNVLIEGIVGVQKEAVLAARRSIVTVEEIVDELNPPSPNSLVLPSWAITAVAHVPGGAFPSYAHGYYPRSNAFYIGWDEIARDRDSFTAWIKQNVLDAKPDDFAKHAGKPAVKAA